One region of Hymenobacter sediminicola genomic DNA includes:
- a CDS encoding carotenoid biosynthesis protein yields the protein MPESIQHLPTEAPPTHEAAAAERTVAQRRRLRVAQGILLLFHVTGFLGLGFSEDPSFYLQFVPLNLLLTVGLLLAFQTERSPTFWWFCLVTMAVGFFVEVVGIRTGLLFGFYQYGPTLGTKWLGVPLMIGVNWLMLVYTTGVLARYLPIPDFLRAVVATLLMVGLDACLEPVAVRYDFWQWRFDVIPLQNFKGWFAVSLILQVFFNRTSFEKRNALAPFVFMLQLLFFFGLSLIR from the coding sequence ATGCCCGAATCCATCCAACATCTTCCCACTGAAGCACCTCCAACGCATGAAGCTGCCGCTGCTGAGCGGACGGTAGCCCAGCGCCGGCGGCTACGCGTGGCTCAGGGTATTCTGCTGCTGTTTCACGTCACGGGCTTCCTGGGTCTGGGCTTTTCCGAAGACCCGTCGTTCTACCTGCAGTTTGTGCCCCTGAACCTGCTGCTGACGGTGGGCCTGCTGCTGGCCTTTCAGACTGAGCGGAGTCCGACGTTCTGGTGGTTCTGCCTTGTAACAATGGCCGTAGGCTTCTTTGTGGAAGTTGTCGGTATTCGCACCGGGCTGCTGTTTGGGTTCTACCAGTATGGCCCCACGCTGGGCACAAAGTGGCTGGGCGTGCCCCTGATGATAGGCGTCAACTGGCTGATGCTGGTATACACGACCGGAGTGCTGGCCCGCTATCTGCCCATCCCGGATTTCCTGCGAGCCGTGGTAGCCACCCTGCTTATGGTAGGCCTAGATGCGTGCCTGGAGCCCGTAGCCGTGCGCTACGACTTCTGGCAGTGGCGCTTCGATGTTATTCCATTGCAGAACTTCAAGGGTTGGTTTGCTGTGTCGCTCATTCTACAGGTGTTCTTCAACCGCACCAGTTTTGAAAAGCGTAATGCGTTGGCACCGTTCGTGTTCATGCTGCAGCTCCTTTTCTTTTTTGGATTGAGCCTGATTCGCTAG